The Comamonas sp. 26 DNA window TGCCGGCCCCAAGCGCGTGCTGGTCACGCTGGGTTATTCATCCTGGGATGAAGGCCAGCTCGAATCCGAAATTGGCGAAAACGCCTGGCTGACCGTAGAAGCTGACCCCGACGTGATCTTCAGCACCCCTGTTGATGAACGCTATGACCGTGCGCTGGGCCTGCTGGGCCTGCAGCGCTGGATGTTGTCTCCCGAATCGGGTCGCGCATGAACGATATTTCCTCTTCCAACAAGGCCGCCGATGCGGCCTTTTCCTCGGCCAGCGATCAGCCGGCCTCTGCACCCCTGCCGCAAAAGCCCGAGGTGCCTGCGCATTTCCAGCAGTTTCTGTGTTTTGACTTCGGTACAAAGCGCACGGGCTGTGCATCGGGCAACCGCGTTCTGGGCGGCGCCAACCCGCTGCCCACCATCAAGGCTGAAGCTGCCGAGGCTCGATTGGTGGCCGTGGACAAGCTGGTCCGCGAGTGGCAGCCCAATGCGCTGGTGATTGGCGTGCCCTATCACCCCGATGGCGCGGCGCACGAGAACACGGCGCGTGCCCTGAAATTTGGACGCCAGCTCAGAAGCCGCTTCAAGCTGCCGGTGTATGAGGTGGACGAACGCTACAGCACGACCGAAGCCCTGGCAGGAGGCGCACGCGACGCCGATGCCGCTTCGGCCTGCATCATTCTTGAACAGTTTTTGAGGAGTCTCCCATGAGTGAAACCATTGCAGGAAACCAACCGGGACAAGGCAGCCTGATTCTGGATGCCGAAGCCCTGTATAGCGAGCTGCTGCGCGGCGTGCAGCGCATCATGGGGCCCAACACCCGTCTGGCGGGCATCACTTCGGGCGGTGCATGGCTGGTCGAGCGTCTGCACAAGGACTTGAACCTTGCGGGCAAGCCCAGCGTGCTGTCGTCTTCGCTGCACCGCGACGACTTTGCCCAGCGCGGCATGGCCTCCAGCGCGCAGACTCAGATTGATTTTGACGTCAACGGCGCGGATGTACTGATTCTGGATGACGTGCTCTACACCGGCCGTACGGTGCGCGCAGTCATCAACGAACTCTATGACTACGGCCGCCCCGCTTGCGTGCGTCTGGCCGTTCTGGTGGACCGTGGCGGGCGCGAATTGCCCTTCCAGGCCGACTTTGCCGCAGCCCGCGTGGTGCTGCCGGCGGACCGCTCTTTAGCGCTGGCGCGCGACGAGGCCGGTGTTTTCCACTTCCGCATTCAAGAGGCCTGATCGTGCTGTACAAGCGCAACCCCCAACTCAACAAGAATGGCGAGCTGATTCACCTGCTCTCCACCGAAGGCCTGTCCAAGGACATCCTGACCCAGATTCTCGACACGGCCGGCAACTTCGTCAGCGTCAACGACCGCGAAGTCAAGAAAGTGCCGTTGCTGCGCGGCAAGAGCGTGTTCAACTTGTTCTTCGAGAACAGCACCCGCACCCGCACCACGTTTGAAATTGCGGCCAAGCGCTTGAGCGCAGACGTGTTCAATCTGGACATCGCCCGCAGCTCGGCCAGTAAGGGCGAGACCTTGCTGGACACCATCGACAACCTCTCGGCCATGGCCGCTGACATCTTTGTCGTGCGCCACAGCGAATCGGGTGCGCCTTATCTCATCGCCAAGCATGTGGCGCCCCATGTCCACGTGGTCAACGCCGGTGACGGCCGCCACGCACACCCCACGCAGGGTTTGCTGGACATGTACACCATCCGTCACTACAAGAAGGATTTCTCCAACCTTCGCGTGGCGATCGTGGGCGACGTGCTGCATTCGCGTGTGGCGCGTTCCGACATTCACGCCCTGACCACGCTGGGCGCTGCCGAAGTGCGCGTGGTCGGCCCCCGCACACTGGTCCCCTCCGACATGGCCAGCATGGGCGTGCGCGTCTTCCACAACCTGGAAGAGGGCATCAAGGACTGCGACGTCATCATCATGCTGCGCCTGCAGAACGAACGCATGAGCGGTGCATTGCTGCCATCGAGCCAGGAATACTTCAAGAGCTTCGGCCTTACCGAAAAGCGCCTGGAACTGGCCAAGCCCGATGCCATCGTCATGCACCCCGGCCCCATCAACCGCGGCGTGGAGATCGACTCCGCCGTGGTGGACGGCCCGCAGGCCGTGATTCTGTCGCAAGTCACCTTTGGTATTGCCGTTCGCATGGCCGTGATGTCCATCGTTGCTGGCAACGAGGCCTGATCCTGTTTTTATAGCTGCCAGCGCTTTATTGATAAGCGCTAGCAGTCAATTTGGTGCCAAACCATGAAAATTCTGATTCGCAATGGCCGGGTGATGGACCCGGCAAGCGGTTTCGACCAGCAGGCCGATATCGCCATCGACGGCAACAAAATTGCAGCCATCGGCTCCGCACCCGATGGTTTTGTGGCCGAGCGTGAAATCGATGCCAAGGGCTGCTGGGTGCTGCCCGGCCTGGTCGACTTGGCCGTGCGCTTGCGCGAGCCTGGCCACGAGCACGAAGGCATGCTGCAGTCCGAAATGGCCGCTGCCGCTGCCGGTGGCGTTACTAGCCTGGTTTGCCTGCCCGATACCGACCCCGTGCTCGACGAGCAAGGTCTGGTCGAAATGCTCAAGTTCCGTGCCGAGAAGCAGCACAAGTCCCGCCTGTTCCCCATGGGCGCGCTAACGGTGGGACTCAAGGGCGAGACGCTGACCGAAATGGCCGAGCTGACCGAGTCCGGCTGCGTGGCATTTGGTCAGGCGGATGTGCCGCTGCCCAATATCCAGACGCTGCAACGCGCCATGTCGTACGCCAACACCTTTGGCTACGCTGTGTGGCTACGCCCACAAGACAAGGATCTGGGCAAGGGCGTGGCGGCCAGCGGCGCTCTGGCGACCCGCATGGGCCTATCTGGCGTGCCCGTGGCGGCAGAGACGATTGCACTGCACACCATTTTTGAGCTGATTCGCGGCTCGCAAACCCGCGTTCACCTGTGCCGTCTGGCCAGCGCCGCCGGTGTGGAGCTGGTGCGCCGCGCCAAGGCCGAGGGCCTGAATGTCACGGCCGACGTGTCCATCAATTCGCTGCTGCTGACCGAAACCGATATCGGCTTCTTCGACAGCAGCGCCCGCCTGACCCCACCGCTGCGCCAGCAGCGCGACCGCGACGCGTTGAGTGCTGCGCTGGCCGACGGCACGATTGATGCGCTGGTGTCTGACCACACTCCTGTGGATGAAGACGCCAAGGTCCTGCCTTTTGCCGAAGCCGAACCCGGTGCCACCGGTGTGGAGCTGCTGCTGTCTATCGCCGTGAAGTGGAGCCGCGAGCACAACGTGCCTCTGAACCGCGCGCTGGCCGCCATCACGACCTCTCCTGT harbors:
- the ruvX gene encoding Holliday junction resolvase RuvX; its protein translation is MNDISSSNKAADAAFSSASDQPASAPLPQKPEVPAHFQQFLCFDFGTKRTGCASGNRVLGGANPLPTIKAEAAEARLVAVDKLVREWQPNALVIGVPYHPDGAAHENTARALKFGRQLRSRFKLPVYEVDERYSTTEALAGGARDADAASACIILEQFLRSLP
- the pyrR gene encoding bifunctional pyr operon transcriptional regulator/uracil phosphoribosyltransferase PyrR — its product is MSETIAGNQPGQGSLILDAEALYSELLRGVQRIMGPNTRLAGITSGGAWLVERLHKDLNLAGKPSVLSSSLHRDDFAQRGMASSAQTQIDFDVNGADVLILDDVLYTGRTVRAVINELYDYGRPACVRLAVLVDRGGRELPFQADFAAARVVLPADRSLALARDEAGVFHFRIQEA
- a CDS encoding aspartate carbamoyltransferase catalytic subunit, translating into MLYKRNPQLNKNGELIHLLSTEGLSKDILTQILDTAGNFVSVNDREVKKVPLLRGKSVFNLFFENSTRTRTTFEIAAKRLSADVFNLDIARSSASKGETLLDTIDNLSAMAADIFVVRHSESGAPYLIAKHVAPHVHVVNAGDGRHAHPTQGLLDMYTIRHYKKDFSNLRVAIVGDVLHSRVARSDIHALTTLGAAEVRVVGPRTLVPSDMASMGVRVFHNLEEGIKDCDVIIMLRLQNERMSGALLPSSQEYFKSFGLTEKRLELAKPDAIVMHPGPINRGVEIDSAVVDGPQAVILSQVTFGIAVRMAVMSIVAGNEA
- a CDS encoding dihydroorotase, whose translation is MKILIRNGRVMDPASGFDQQADIAIDGNKIAAIGSAPDGFVAEREIDAKGCWVLPGLVDLAVRLREPGHEHEGMLQSEMAAAAAGGVTSLVCLPDTDPVLDEQGLVEMLKFRAEKQHKSRLFPMGALTVGLKGETLTEMAELTESGCVAFGQADVPLPNIQTLQRAMSYANTFGYAVWLRPQDKDLGKGVAASGALATRMGLSGVPVAAETIALHTIFELIRGSQTRVHLCRLASAAGVELVRRAKAEGLNVTADVSINSLLLTETDIGFFDSSARLTPPLRQQRDRDALSAALADGTIDALVSDHTPVDEDAKVLPFAEAEPGATGVELLLSIAVKWSREHNVPLNRALAAITTSPVAVLGSALGEQQSQLGQLSVGGVADLCIVNPDAEWTVEPKALASQGKSTPFTGYELPARVVTTIVDGAVAYQR